TTTTAATTCTGACCGCATAGTATTATTTTAAATTCTGATCAGTTTTAGTCTGTCATATTGAGCGAGTAAAGCCCCAAGCAGAAGTGTATAAATGGAAGAAGTATTATAAATTCCAGAGATGATTAAGGTACTGAAGAATAAATAAATCCCTATTGCTGAAATTAAATTATTTATAGGGAGCGTTTGATAGATTTCCTTTTTGGAAAATGTATGTAAATACAAATGTAAGATGAATAGTAAATAGAAAAGCAGTCCAATGATCCCCGTTTTATAATAAATTAAAATGTAGCCATTGTGCAAGTGCGAGATATAGCGCATTCCTTTTTCGTCGAGAGGGGCAACAAATAGAAGATCTACTTGTGATCCAAAACCACGTCCTACAAGGTGTTGGAACCCACTCATCTGCTCCAAAGCCATCTTGGCTTCATAAGCACGCCAATGATCCCAAAGTGAGGCATGATCGTTGAGGTCAACTTTAGGAAGAAATATTTCTTCAGGTGCGATTTTCATTTTGTATAAAAAGGTAGAAATGCCAGGCTCATTCCTTCTGATATCTATGGAATAGAGATAAATATAAAAGCTAACGATTAACAAAACAAACAAGCTAATATATTTAAGTGCTTTTAGAGTAATCTTGGCGTAGCCAAAAGAAGCTAAGAGGAGAATAAATACTGCTACCCACATGGTTCTAGAGAAATAGAGAATAAAGGATATTCCTAAAATACCTAAGGCATAATAAATAGTTCTTTTTTCTTTAAAGATCTGTATGTCAGGATATTTAAGACTTATAATTAAGAATACCAATGCCAAGAGTTCAACATGGTTAGAGAGTCCCGTACTGTTTCGGATAATATTTATACTCGTATTAAAAAGCTCAGGAAATGTAATAATGTTATAGATATGCCAGATAGCAAATGCCAAGCCTAAATAAACAAAGACTTGGAATATAAAGTTTGGGTCTTTAATCTTATGAATGAGTGCATAGCCTAAGAAAAGAAGCAGGATAGGTTTTAGAAAATAGGCGATATCTCTTGCAATATCCCAGTTGGAGTAGGAGTAAAAAAATAGGGTTACTGTACCCAGAGCAAAAATAAGGAGTAGAGGAAGAATAGTTGTGATAAAGTTACCACTTATCTTTTGATTTCTATTGTTTAGGTAGAGGATACTAAGTATGATAAATAAAGCTGATGCAATCTCGAATTGAACCAAATGCAAGGGCAGAAGTAGCAAGAGCACAAAGAGGAATTTTTCGATAATATGTTTGCCTAGTTTATTCATAATTTACATTGACTTATATAACTTGGAGAAATTTTGAACATATTTCTCTTTTGAAAACCGTTTCTCCACATCTATTTTTGCATTCTTTCCAAGTTTGTTTCGCAAGGTCTTGTCTTTTGTAAGTTGCTTTAAGCCGGCGTATAAATTGTTTTTGTCATTTGGTTTAAAAAGCCATCCTGTTTTTTTGTCTTCGATGATTTCCGTTAAACCACCATGAGCAGCTGCTACTACGGGTTTCCCCATCAGCATAGCTTCAATAGCAACTAAACCAAAGGGCTCCGGCTCTGTTGAGGGTACTACGGCAATATCAATGCTCGACCAGTATTTCCAAATTTCTGTATTAAAAGGATGGATTTGTACATGACTTTCCAGCCCTTTAGCGATAATATGATCCTTTAAATCTAATAAATAATGTTCTTGGCCGGGTGGAGGAGAACCAACAATTAATAAATAAACTCCTGACGTTTCTTTTTGTAACTTTTCAAAAGCTTCTAACAGTAAAATTTGTCCTTTCCAACGGCTTATCCTTCCAACCACACCAATCACAAGAGTATCAGAAGCCAAGTTCATTTCTTCTTTTTTAAAATGATTTATTTCTTCAAGGCTGTACAATTTATCGGGCTTTTCTATTCCATTGTAGATTATACTGGATTTAGCTCTTAGATTCTTATTGTCCCGTATTAAACTGGTAAACGAGGCTTTGGAATTAAACACCACTTTAGAAGAGAAGCTGTTGACTAAAAACCGATATAGTTTATTTGCAAGGATAGGGCTCTCAATAATCTCATGTACATGCCAAAGATGTTTAATACGAAATAATTTAGCATAAAAAGCTCCAAGCAGAACGGCTAATGTGTTTGAGTGAATACAGTCGATATTTAAGTTCTTGGTCTCTCTTCGTATAGTTTTAGTTGAACTAAAAAAGTGATAAACAAAAAGAGATAGTTTTTTTAATGTAAACATATCTCTCGAAAGCTTTAATACAGGACTGACGATATATTTTATGTTGAAATTTTGAAATTCACCGGTAAGAGGTCCTTCTTCTGGAACAATAACTATAACTTTATGTCCTTTTTTCGACATTCCTATAACAAGCTGTAATAAAGTCTTATCGCTTCCATATAGTTCTGCTGATTGATGGAAATAAAGAATAGTTTTCATTTTTATATTTGCTTAAATGCTTTTTTATAAAATAGATTTATGTTTAAAAAGAATAAACTAAGCCATTTATTAAACCCTCTTTTATGTTTACGAATATAAATCTTATATGAGTTAATTAAGAGTTTTTCACGGTTTTTATTAAACCCTACATAATGAGTAAATCTAAGTGAAGGTATAAAAACACTTTTTTTATCCAAAGCTTGAACTTTCTTGTTAAAATCTACATCTTCAACATACATAAAATAAGATTCATCAAGACCATTTACTTGAATCCATATTTCTTTAGTTGTAAGTAAGAAAGCTCCCGAAATCCAATCTACATCAACATATTCAGTTTGTGAATTCGATATTTTATGATTTATTTCGCTTAAATTAATCTGTAAGGTCTTTAGTTTTAGGAAATTATATGGTTTAGGGAATTTGCCAAAAGAGGCGGTAAACCTATTCTGCCCATCTAACATTTTAATTCCAATAATTCCTATCTCTTGGTTACTATCAAGTAAATCAATTGCAGGTTTAATATTTTCAATCAATAATGTATCGTTATTTAATAAAAGGATAAAGTCTCCTTTTGCTTGAGCTGCTCCTGTATTATTTGCAGCAGCAAATCCCGTATTTTTTTTGTTTTTTATTAATTGGATATTCGGATATTCCGTCTCAATTAGTGATACGCTTTTATCGGATGAATTATTATCCACAACAATTATTTCAAAGCTAAAACCTTTGCAATGATAATATATAGAGTCAAAACAAGCTTTTAGATAGCCTTCTCCATTATAATTGACGATAATAATTGAAAGTTTAGTCATACGTAGATATTTAGTATTTCCAGTTTGATAAGTCTTTATGGATTAAAAGTTCTAACTTATTAATTTCATCCTTAAAATATTTAGTGTAAATCATTTTTCTCATTTCGCTAGGAAGTTCTTCTTTATTCGAAATAGGTTTTAAATTGGCTTGATTTAAATTGTGCATTAGTTTTCCTCTTAAGGCTTGAGATGGAATTAAAAGATGCCCGATTTTTTTAAACCAGAGGGGCTTATAGATAAAGTCTCGAATTATTTTGTTTTTGGGCTCATGGGCTACATTACTTGCTTTTTGAAATTCAAAGTCAAAAGGCTGTAAACCAAGGAAGTTACTTATGTGATTGATAGATTCTTTAAGATTCTGAGTAAAATTCTCAAACTTGATGATGTAAAAATTTTCTGAAGGAAACGTATTGAAATAGGATTGAATCTGAGGAGAATAAAGGCTTCTTCCTACATAACTAAGATGTACTTTTCCAAAACTTGTATTTACGCGTTCCAATTCGCTTTCTAAGGCCTTTTCAAACGAAAGTTTTTCATAGCCTCGGCTTTTTGCCATCAAGTAAGATGAGTAAGCTCTGTCTATTGGATTACGAAGAATAATAATAAATTTCAATTCTTCACCAAAAGCTTCTTTAATTCGTTCCGGACAAGTTTCGCAAGCCAAATATTCAGGGTCAATTTCTCCAACTACTTTATGGTCAGGAATTGGAGGGAAGTAAAATGAAAAATAATAATCTAATCCCTTTTTGTAAGTTTCTTCGTCATTGAAATAGTGACTTTCTTTATACTTAGGTAGTACTACATCTGGATGCTGCTTCAAAATATCGTGCAATGTAGTTGTCCCTGATTTTTGAGCTCCTAAACCGAAAAAATTAACTGACTTATTCATTTATCTGTTGATTTAATTTTGGGATAAACTTTATTCCACAATTTATTGTCTAAGAATCTCTTATTTGAAAATAGGGGAGAGAATATTCTACTTAGTTTAAATATAAATTCTGAGTGAAACTTTATAAAAGGATTTGGATAGATATCGGTGCTTCTAAAATAGTTTAATATCCTAAGTGCTCTAATCCTTTTATTTTGAAGTGATTTATTTATAATCTTGGAATTTTTGGAAATAGAATTTTTATTTAAAACTTGAAGGAATAAATCAATATTTTTGATAAAGGCTTGTTTATCTTTAAGAAAATCTTCGTATTCAAGAACTAAGACTTTTTGTGAACCAAATAAATTAATATATGTTTTAATAAGTATGTCAGACTTAAAATAGTTAATAGATGGGCCTTTCGTTTTCCAAGTATTCGTAGTTACAAACTGGTAGAGCGTTCCGACATAACCTTCTGAAACCATTTGTTTATAAACAGATTCTATAGATGATTTTGGTTCTCGTTTAATGATAATTATTCTTGCTTCTGGAAAACAGTCTTTAATTCTTTCAGCGATTTGTGTATTGTCACATCCTCCACTTATGGGGTGACCAGATAGGCGTTCTGCTGATATAACTAAGTTTTTTTGTTTACTGTTTTTTGTTACTCTTGAAAATAAGGAAGCGCATTTCTTCTTTGAGAAGGGAAGTTCAGGGTTGATTAGATAACTTATAAAAGGATCATTCCATGGTTCTGTAAAGTTATT
This region of Bacteroidales bacterium genomic DNA includes:
- a CDS encoding O-antigen ligase family protein, with the protein product MNKLGKHIIEKFLFVLLLLLPLHLVQFEIASALFIILSILYLNNRNQKISGNFITTILPLLLIFALGTVTLFFYSYSNWDIARDIAYFLKPILLLFLGYALIHKIKDPNFIFQVFVYLGLAFAIWHIYNIITFPELFNTSINIIRNSTGLSNHVELLALVFLIISLKYPDIQIFKEKRTIYYALGILGISFILYFSRTMWVAVFILLLASFGYAKITLKALKYISLFVLLIVSFYIYLYSIDIRRNEPGISTFLYKMKIAPEEIFLPKVDLNDHASLWDHWRAYEAKMALEQMSGFQHLVGRGFGSQVDLLFVAPLDEKGMRYISHLHNGYILIYYKTGIIGLLFYLLFILHLYLHTFSKKEIYQTLPINNLISAIGIYLFFSTLIISGIYNTSSIYTLLLGALLAQYDRLKLIRI
- a CDS encoding glycosyltransferase family 4 protein, coding for MKTILYFHQSAELYGSDKTLLQLVIGMSKKGHKVIVIVPEEGPLTGEFQNFNIKYIVSPVLKLSRDMFTLKKLSLFVYHFFSSTKTIRRETKNLNIDCIHSNTLAVLLGAFYAKLFRIKHLWHVHEIIESPILANKLYRFLVNSFSSKVVFNSKASFTSLIRDNKNLRAKSSIIYNGIEKPDKLYSLEEINHFKKEEMNLASDTLVIGVVGRISRWKGQILLLEAFEKLQKETSGVYLLIVGSPPPGQEHYLLDLKDHIIAKGLESHVQIHPFNTEIWKYWSSIDIAVVPSTEPEPFGLVAIEAMLMGKPVVAAAHGGLTEIIEDKKTGWLFKPNDKNNLYAGLKQLTKDKTLRNKLGKNAKIDVEKRFSKEKYVQNFSKLYKSM
- a CDS encoding glycosyltransferase family 2 protein, with product MTKLSIIIVNYNGEGYLKACFDSIYYHCKGFSFEIIVVDNNSSDKSVSLIETEYPNIQLIKNKKNTGFAAANNTGAAQAKGDFILLLNNDTLLIENIKPAIDLLDSNQEIGIIGIKMLDGQNRFTASFGKFPKPYNFLKLKTLQINLSEINHKISNSQTEYVDVDWISGAFLLTTKEIWIQVNGLDESYFMYVEDVDFNKKVQALDKKSVFIPSLRFTHYVGFNKNREKLLINSYKIYIRKHKRGFNKWLSLFFLNINLFYKKAFKQI
- a CDS encoding sulfotransferase domain-containing protein, yielding MNKSVNFFGLGAQKSGTTTLHDILKQHPDVVLPKYKESHYFNDEETYKKGLDYYFSFYFPPIPDHKVVGEIDPEYLACETCPERIKEAFGEELKFIIILRNPIDRAYSSYLMAKSRGYEKLSFEKALESELERVNTSFGKVHLSYVGRSLYSPQIQSYFNTFPSENFYIIKFENFTQNLKESINHISNFLGLQPFDFEFQKASNVAHEPKNKIIRDFIYKPLWFKKIGHLLIPSQALRGKLMHNLNQANLKPISNKEELPSEMRKMIYTKYFKDEINKLELLIHKDLSNWKY
- a CDS encoding sulfotransferase produces the protein MNQITFHIGFHKTATSWMQQVYFSQHTELELINNFTEPWNDPFISYLINPELPFSKKKCASLFSRVTKNSKQKNLVISAERLSGHPISGGCDNTQIAERIKDCFPEARIIIIKREPKSSIESVYKQMVSEGYVGTLYQFVTTNTWKTKGPSINYFKSDILIKTYINLFGSQKVLVLEYEDFLKDKQAFIKNIDLFLQVLNKNSISKNSKIINKSLQNKRIRALRILNYFRSTDIYPNPFIKFHSEFIFKLSRIFSPLFSNKRFLDNKLWNKVYPKIKSTDK